One Candidatus Poribacteria bacterium DNA segment encodes these proteins:
- a CDS encoding dipeptide ABC transporter ATP-binding protein: protein MKLLQVNDLRKYFPIQKGIFQRTVGYVKAVDGINFDVQRGETLGLVGESGCGKTTAGRCLLRLIPPTSGSFVFGEEEVDLAKLTHHEMRPYRRRIQMIFQDPHASLNPRMTVGDIVGEPMRVNRTEKGTALQDRIVELLESVGLRSQDTRRYPHAFSGGQRQRIGIARALALQPELIVADEPVSALDVSVQAQILNLLAELREKFQLSYIFIAHDLSVVEHISDRVAVMYLGKIVEISDAETLYQSPKHPYTEALISAVPLPDPSAQRKREHIRLEGDVPDPSQPPPGCYFHPRCRYATDICKQETPELRQVASGVQVACHHSDTLALQGV from the coding sequence ATGAAATTGCTTCAGGTGAACGATCTCAGAAAATATTTTCCGATACAGAAAGGTATCTTTCAACGCACTGTCGGTTATGTCAAGGCGGTCGATGGTATCAATTTTGATGTCCAACGCGGTGAGACGCTCGGACTCGTCGGTGAAAGTGGCTGCGGGAAAACCACAGCAGGACGATGCTTGCTCCGATTGATTCCACCCACAAGCGGGAGTTTCGTTTTCGGTGAGGAAGAGGTAGATTTAGCGAAGTTGACTCACCATGAGATGCGCCCGTATCGTAGACGTATCCAGATGATCTTCCAAGACCCGCATGCCTCGCTCAATCCACGGATGACGGTAGGAGACATCGTCGGAGAACCGATGCGCGTCAACCGGACCGAGAAAGGAACAGCACTTCAAGACCGGATTGTTGAGTTACTGGAATCTGTAGGTTTGAGATCGCAGGATACGCGCCGATATCCACACGCCTTCAGTGGTGGGCAACGTCAACGTATCGGTATTGCGCGGGCGTTAGCACTCCAACCTGAACTCATCGTGGCAGATGAACCCGTCTCGGCGTTAGATGTTTCCGTCCAAGCACAAATTCTCAATTTGCTGGCGGAGCTCCGTGAAAAATTTCAACTCTCTTATATCTTTATCGCGCACGATCTGAGTGTCGTTGAACATATCAGCGACCGCGTCGCTGTCATGTATCTCGGAAAAATCGTGGAGATCAGTGATGCTGAAACCCTCTATCAATCGCCGAAGCATCCGTATACGGAGGCATTAATATCCGCTGTGCCACTGCCAGATCCGAGTGCGCAGCGCAAACGTGAACACATCCGTCTTGAAGGGGATGTCCCCGATCCGTCTCAACCGCCCCCTGGATGCTATTTTCACCCGCGGTGCCGATACGCAACCGATATATGCAAACAGGAAACCCCGGAACTCCGTCAGGTAGCATCGGGTGTTCAGGTGGCATGTCATCATAGTGATACGTTGGCGTTACAGGGAGTGTAG
- a CDS encoding ABC transporter ATP-binding protein — MASVQNTSHEKPLLEISGLKTVFPTDDGIVNAVNDVSFKIDRGQTVGVVGESGCGKSITGLSLLQLVPSPGRIEAGEIQFYRNGEEAPLDIAQVAPKSELMREIRGNEIAIIFQEPMTSLNPVYTIGNQIAEAIVLHEQVDKKTARERAIEMIARVGIPAPTQRVDEYPHQLSGGMRQRVMIAMALCCSPTLLIADEPTTALDVTIQAQVLGLMQELQAEMGMAIMLITHDLGVIADLADEVVVMYAGRVVEKGTVDDIFYNPLHPYTQGLLKSIPVLGKTPQKTLPSIPGTVPHPLTLPVGCSFQARCSERMPACEQMPELMGETENRGHAVRCWLHTF; from the coding sequence ATGGCTTCAGTGCAAAATACATCCCACGAAAAACCGCTCTTGGAAATTTCAGGCTTAAAAACGGTTTTCCCAACAGACGATGGTATCGTCAACGCCGTGAACGATGTCAGTTTTAAAATTGATCGCGGGCAGACTGTCGGGGTTGTCGGCGAAAGTGGCTGCGGAAAAAGCATCACTGGACTCTCGCTGCTGCAACTCGTGCCGTCACCCGGACGTATTGAAGCCGGTGAGATCCAATTTTATCGCAACGGTGAAGAGGCTCCGTTAGACATTGCACAGGTGGCACCAAAAAGCGAATTGATGCGCGAAATCCGCGGCAACGAAATTGCCATCATTTTCCAGGAACCCATGACCTCCCTCAATCCGGTCTATACGATCGGAAACCAGATTGCTGAAGCGATTGTCTTACACGAGCAGGTCGATAAAAAGACGGCACGTGAACGCGCAATTGAGATGATCGCGCGTGTCGGTATACCTGCCCCTACACAACGCGTCGATGAATACCCACACCAACTCTCGGGTGGCATGCGTCAACGCGTCATGATTGCAATGGCACTCTGTTGTTCACCGACACTCCTCATTGCAGACGAACCCACGACCGCTCTCGATGTGACCATCCAAGCGCAGGTGCTGGGTCTCATGCAGGAACTCCAAGCGGAGATGGGGATGGCAATTATGCTCATCACTCACGACCTCGGCGTTATCGCCGATCTCGCGGATGAAGTCGTTGTCATGTATGCAGGGCGCGTCGTCGAAAAAGGCACGGTTGATGACATCTTCTATAATCCGCTGCATCCTTACACGCAGGGATTGCTAAAGTCCATACCCGTCCTCGGGAAGACGCCGCAGAAAACCTTGCCCTCCATACCCGGGACGGTGCCACACCCCTTGACACTGCCGGTCGGATGCTCGTTTCAAGCCCGGTGTTCGGAGCGGATGCCAGCGTGTGAACAGATGCCGGAACTCATGGGAGAAACGGAAAATCGCGGACACGCTGTCCGATGCTGGCTTCATACTTTTTAA
- a CDS encoding sigma-70 family RNA polymerase sigma factor, with protein sequence MIPDDVYVHQTVEGDAEAFNELVNRHHSKIYGLAYRMLRNPEDAADATQETFLEAYKSIKAFRFQSQFGTWLYSIGINTCQQYIRKSQSHERKLTAYTREAEIDGAVSETGSPEGAVVNTEQNEMVQGAISRLPKKQREVVILYYMQHLKYREIAEILKCSEGTVASRLNQALKNLKRKLSKYYLLEGGA encoded by the coding sequence ATGATTCCTGATGATGTTTACGTCCACCAGACAGTGGAGGGCGATGCCGAGGCGTTCAACGAACTCGTCAATCGGCATCATTCAAAGATTTATGGGCTTGCGTACCGAATGCTCCGCAATCCCGAAGATGCCGCTGACGCGACACAGGAGACGTTTTTAGAGGCATACAAGTCAATTAAAGCGTTTCGATTTCAATCGCAGTTCGGGACATGGCTCTATAGTATCGGCATCAATACCTGCCAGCAGTATATCCGTAAATCGCAATCGCATGAACGCAAACTTACCGCTTATACCAGAGAAGCGGAAATAGATGGCGCGGTTTCTGAAACCGGATCCCCTGAAGGCGCAGTGGTCAATACAGAACAGAACGAAATGGTTCAAGGTGCCATCAGTCGGTTACCGAAGAAACAGCGCGAGGTCGTCATATTATACTATATGCAGCACCTCAAGTACCGGGAGATCGCTGAGATATTGAAGTGTTCGGAAGGCACTGTGGCTTCACGGTTGAATCAGGCACTGAAAAATCTCAAGCGGAAATTGAGCAAATATTATCTCTTGGAAGGGGGGGCTTGA
- a CDS encoding HEAT repeat domain-containing protein, with protein MPKHGIPKAKKLRGMNKYQKKAHRRGEDRLRGNEVEYYLSLAYSSNADDRVEAMDNLCPCHVRKSIDKVWVALYKGLVDPDLRVRKAAWHTLDDGGNPNDPRLQPLLERIAKEETDPRLRQNALDLIAATRKVEEQKEVLLGQKAHTFAGRCDWCGESNVPVSYDYETEFETNGTKRFAFVCEACESV; from the coding sequence ATGCCAAAACATGGAATTCCGAAGGCAAAAAAACTGAGAGGCATGAACAAATATCAGAAGAAAGCACATCGCCGGGGTGAAGACCGACTGCGCGGTAATGAGGTCGAATACTACCTCTCCCTCGCGTATTCTTCCAACGCCGATGATCGCGTCGAGGCGATGGACAACCTCTGTCCCTGCCACGTTCGGAAAAGCATTGACAAAGTGTGGGTGGCGCTCTACAAAGGCTTGGTTGATCCCGATCTGCGCGTCCGAAAAGCCGCGTGGCATACACTCGACGACGGCGGGAATCCGAACGATCCGAGACTGCAACCGCTCCTTGAAAGGATCGCTAAAGAGGAAACGGATCCGAGGCTCCGCCAAAATGCCCTCGACCTCATTGCTGCCACCCGAAAAGTTGAGGAGCAGAAGGAAGTGTTGTTGGGACAGAAAGCACATACCTTTGCTGGACGCTGTGATTGGTGTGGCGAGTCAAACGTGCCGGTCAGTTATGATTACGAGACCGAGTTTGAGACAAACGGCACTAAACGTTTCGCCTTCGTCTGTGAGGCGTGCGAATCCGTATAA